A single genomic interval of Arachis duranensis cultivar V14167 chromosome 7, aradu.V14167.gnm2.J7QH, whole genome shotgun sequence harbors:
- the LOC107459226 gene encoding uncharacterized protein LOC107459226, protein MDLTQAGVARKLQLEELECLKNEAYENARIYKEKTKAFHDHHIRKKDFQEGDEVLFYNSRLHFMPGKLHSRWKGPFKVKEIKPYGVVELFDPKSEATFKVNGHRVKKYHGYKLPRELEVFLLEDAPKEGEV, encoded by the coding sequence ATGGATTTGACCCAAGCAGGAGTAGCCAGAAAATTACAACTAGAGGAGCTCGAATGTTTGAAGAACGAGGCATATGAGAATGCCCGGATCTACAAGGAGAAAACCAAAGCATTCCATGACCACCACATCCGGAAAAAGGATTTCCAAGAGGGTGATGAGGTGCTCTTCTACAATTCGAGGCTTCATTTCATGCCTGGCAAGCTCCATTCTAGATGGAAAGGACCTTTCAAGGTAAAAGAGATAAAGCCTTATGGAGTGGTGGAGTTGTTTGATCCTAAAAGTGAAGCAACCTTCAAGGTGAATGGACATAGAGTGAAGAAGTACCATGGCTACAAGCTCCCAAGGGAGCTAGAGGTGTTCCTACTGGAGGATGCACCTAAAGAAGGAGAAGTTTGA